The region GGCGTCTGGTGCCGGGGGCACCTCCCAGCGGTAGCTGGGGGCGCCGTGCCAGGCGTCGCGGGCCCGCGAAGATCCACCGGACAGGGCCTGGGGCTACGCCTCCGTCTGCGCCGTCGGGAGATCGTAGGCATCGGCGATCAGCTCGTACGAGCGCAGACGGGCGTCACGGCCGTGCGCATTGGCCGTGATCTTGATTTCGTCCACTCCGGTGCGCTTGATCAGCCCGTCGAGCCCCTCGCGGACCTGGTCCGGGGTGCCGTATTCGACGTTGGCGAGCCAGCTGTTGATGAAGTCGCGCTCGATCTCGTTGAACTCATACGCCTCGGCCTCCTCGGGCGTCGGCACCAGGCCGGGGCGGCCGGTGCGCAGCCGGACCATGGCTAGGGCGCCGGTGAGCACCTGCCGGTGGGCCTCCTTCTCGTCCTCGGCGGCGAAGGCCGAGACGCCGATCGAGGCGTACGGCCGGTCCAGCGCGGCGGACGGCCGGAAGGTCTCGCGGTAGAGGTCGAGCGCGGGGACGGTGTTGGCCGCGGAGAAGTGGTGGGCGAAGGAGAACGGCAGACCGAGCATCCCGGCGAGCCGGGCGCTGAATCCGCTGGAGCCCAGCAGCCAGATCGAGGGCCGGTCGGCGGACTGGACCCCGCCGGGCACGGTGCCCTGCACCGGCCCCGGCACCGCGTGGATACGGGCGTAGCGGTGGCCGTCGGGGAAGTCGTCGTCGAGGAAGCGGGTCAGCTCGGCGAGCTGCTGGGGGAAGTCGTCGGCGCCCTCGCGCAGCCGGTCGGTGCGGCGCAGGGCGGCGGCCGTGGCCCCGTCGGTGCCGGGCGCGCGGCCGAGGCCGAGGTCCACCCGGCCGGGGGCGAGCGCCTCCAGGGTGCCGAACTGCTCGGCGATGACCAGCGGGGCGTGGTTGGGGAGCATCACCCCGCCCGAGCCCAGCCGGATCCGCTCGGTGTGCGCGGCGAGATGGGCCAGGATCACCGCCGGTGAGGTGCTGGCGACCCCGGGCATGGAGTGGTGCTCGGCGACCCAGAAGCGGTGGAAGCCCCGGCGCTCGGTGAGCCGGGCGAGCTCGGTGGTGGTCCGCAGCGCCTCGGCGGCCGTCACCCCGCTGCCGACGGTCGCGAGGTCCAGCACCGACAGGGGCACCGGTGCGCTGCCGAGGGGCCGGGCCCGGATGGTGTCCTGCTGGTCGTCTCGCCGGTCCTGCTCATCGGCCACGGTGGCCCGCCTCCCTGGTCGCACTGCGGTGGGCGTACGTCTGTCCAGATATCTCTGTCTGGGTACGCCTCTACGTCTACCGCCTGCATTCAACCGGAGAAAGGCTCCGCTTTATTCCCAGCCGCTGCGCCCCCACCTCTGTCTCCCCGGCCCCGCATATGGCCGGGTCCGCCGCCACCTGGGGAGG is a window of Streptomyces violaceusniger Tu 4113 DNA encoding:
- a CDS encoding LLM class flavin-dependent oxidoreductase, which produces MADEQDRRDDQQDTIRARPLGSAPVPLSVLDLATVGSGVTAAEALRTTTELARLTERRGFHRFWVAEHHSMPGVASTSPAVILAHLAAHTERIRLGSGGVMLPNHAPLVIAEQFGTLEALAPGRVDLGLGRAPGTDGATAAALRRTDRLREGADDFPQQLAELTRFLDDDFPDGHRYARIHAVPGPVQGTVPGGVQSADRPSIWLLGSSGFSARLAGMLGLPFSFAHHFSAANTVPALDLYRETFRPSAALDRPYASIGVSAFAAEDEKEAHRQVLTGALAMVRLRTGRPGLVPTPEEAEAYEFNEIERDFINSWLANVEYGTPDQVREGLDGLIKRTGVDEIKITANAHGRDARLRSYELIADAYDLPTAQTEA